The Amphiura filiformis chromosome 8, Afil_fr2py, whole genome shotgun sequence genomic sequence CAAACAGTGTGAAATAAAGTGGAAACCcaaaatatcaatatataaaTTGTGTACCGTTCATGTGACCTGTTGCGGTTTTAATCTCATCAATGGAACCTGCTTGGAACGGACACATTTGTCGCATACCCATTGTGCCGAGTGTTCTGTAGTAAGCAAAGTGTACGCCGCTTCTGTTAACCCAGTACACATACGATGGTACCACTGATTACAACTACTCTCACATGTGATTGCATCTTCACTAACATGTACCTCGCCACGACATACCCCGCATGGAAAACATGGATGTCGCATCATCATGGAGTTCATTGGACCGTTGCTTGGACCCATATGTCCCATTGGAAACCGTGAGGGTGGTGGCATCATACCGCGAGGTCCAAAGTTGCTATTCATGTTCATGTTGGGAAACTGTCCACTCATTCTTCTATTCATGTGACGAGATAATCGGGAAAGATTTTGAGACGCTGGATTGTCCTCAAAGGGATTAGCGGCAAAGATGTTATCTGCTTGAGGTGGTTCAGGAGGTCGGATATCTTGGGTGCTTTCAGTCTGAAAGATCAAAATATTAGAAAAGTAAACTTCACAGTTGCTTACAAAGTCACTAATAGAATgtctaaacgcatcccaaaaagaaagtatccagtttgattttggtccataaatcaaagatggggtcttaaatcaagacctatcataagtatgttacagatgaatttattcccCCCAGTTTGAtatctcatttgtccaaatcgatgcagaattgatgacacaatgactttttgaataaaatcacctcaattttaaaagttgcagtaaattcctattgatttggccCTGCTACTCAATATGGGTAGCGATAGATCAAGAGCATGCGCCACAGATATCTGGCAGTCACTGCTGCAGCAGGAGGACAAACCAGATACTGTGAAGTgtgaagggtaaaacattgaagaaggagtaaaagagtatctgtattgaataaaacacatgaagtgaagtcaaacagtcttagaccatctctgttattgtgtacatttatgaagaatcttgagaagcaggaaaaccataTCAATAGGGattattgcaacttttaaaatcggggtgattgcatttaaaagatcactgcgtcatcaattctgcatcgaaactggatactttctttttgggatgcgtttatataCCTACATTTGAATGTAGAGGATGTGAAAATTAAGCTAGACAAAAACCCCATTCACAAAGAGAAGTCAATTTTCAAGTTGtgactaaggattagcataaattattttaaattaatgGTAGTCAACTTCAAAAACAAAAGTAAATTTGACTTTTATGCCCTCACTTGCTCATGTTTCAATAATTGATTGTAGCATGTCAAGGCAAATGCAGGCTATCGACGTCTTATGACTACGTGGTGTGACATGGTATAGAAATAAgcattataaatttataatgacTTTGTGTATGTGTATCCTACGCCAATGAACAATTAACATGCATGCAGCTATGTACATATAAAATGTACGCATTTGTTCGTGtccgagatggaacagccaaatattGGCAAAAGCAGCCAATAGGAAGAAGCGATCTATCGTaagtgacgtcatgccgaccgCCAGAATCCCTCATTCTAATTTAATACAAACAAGAACACAGGGTACACTCTGAATTCAACAATTAAGCTGTAACTTTTATAACTCTTCTTAACCTATATAGTTATCCATTAATTGTTCTTACCTCTTTAGCTGCTGTACTTTTCCTACGTTTCTTTCCTTTCCCTGGTGATTTCTTGTTAGGAGATATCTTGCCGATCCCAATGCTCTCCTGAGCATCTGACTCTGAAGAAGCTATTTACAATGAACAAAAATTAAAGTTTCCAAATATGAGACTTCACTTAATTTGATGCTTTTAGTTTTTAGTATCTAACTTGGAAGTTGATCACTACATTGTCAGTAAGTTTTCCTTCTCCGAACAAAGCAAAAGCAAATAAGTCTTTCCAAAATCAACTTTAAAAATGTGTTAGAAGAAAATTTTAATGACATATGATTATGGGATGTTGAAACTTGAAAGTCAGCCACAAACTTGCACCTTCTTTTCCAAGAAAGTGCAGGCAGTACTATAACTAGATCATTTGGTCTTTGTTATGGATGAAGGGAGGAGCAGGAGGAATGATGGAGGGAGAAGGAGGAGAGGAAGATGGATCAATAGGTTGATAATCACTTCAAAAactaattttggttttttaaactttaaagttcattgatatcaatttcaataGTCATGATTAATATGGAATAAGACCAAAAGTTTGAGTTAACAAGGTTTGTTGTGGTGCTTCCATGAGTTTGATTTCTTCTTTTTAACAGGTCATATTTTAAACATGATTGTTACAAATAAAACAACATCTTCCAGATGACTGAGAATATAGGCCTAACATCAATTTTTCAATCATGTTTCTTTtatatgacacaatctggtccatgggggccaaatgaggtatttttgaaaattgagttactgtaattattacattatacttacATAGGCTATCAttaactgaaaacaccaaaggcctagcatacttggttctaaagttatgaaggtttttgatgtctattttcttatgtatttttacaatatatttttgcctttatctcagtttcaaatttggcacctttggcccccatagattagatcgtgtcacatattatactTATAGTGAAACAAGAAAAACAGTTGAGTAGACTCACTCACCTCTGGATCTTTTAGTTGTCTTTTTCCCTTTGGGCATTAAGGCAGAATTATTTGGTTGCAGCAGCAGCTCACACGGCATGCGATGCAACTGAAAGCTGTGCAGGTTTCAAGGGGTTGGCTCATGTCGGCAGAGAGCTCTTCAGTAGCCAAGTTGAGCTGGCTTTCATCAATGATGGGGACAGCTGGCTACAACTAATGGCATTGCATTCATTTTCCTAAAaggggaaaacaaaacaaaataaatttataacttTTCTATAATGCATGGGTCAAGGCTCCCACTGGATGCAAATTCTTGCGTCCAGACGCAAAAAATTGTATTGGAACCactaagttccgagaccaagaccgagaccgagaccttggtttaatcccctgggatactcaagtttggtttgggtaggggtgtgcgcTGAGAATTTGAAGGGAACTCATAATTGTACCAACTGTTTTTTGGACCTGCAGTTAACactttttgtcttaattttttttccaaattttgggaaaatttcaaaaatgttggcaatagtggaggcaaaattaggcCAGTGTGTGCAGGGTCAGAAACACCagtgcgcgaagcgcacaaaattgagcgattttaccatatttgggcacaaaacacacttgtttttgtgctgaaaagaagatgcacactgcacagggcaactatttcTATTTGTTCATCTATTTTGCTTTTGTGGAGAATGTTCCCCTTGCAAAAGTTAACTGGGATCCTCGCTTCCACCACCTGCCCACCTACATGTATGTTTAATCATGACCTGAATTTGGAAGCTCACATCCGAACAAgctcacttatgattcatttatactttttataactttataaaatgatttttatatctttactcttaacaatttcttcaacattcattgaaatttagggtaaggaataaataatgaacaacagaaaatcatatctttttcttcaggtctcgacaggtctcgaacaaaaaaacgttcgagaccaagacttttgaggtccgagaccgagatcttttgagttccgagaccgagaccttgatatccgagaccgagacactacaaaaaaggtctcgagatggtctcgagaccgagacctggtctcgagacctacaacattGTGCTGGACGCACTGTTCAGTGTTCAACAAGCTGCATCAATGCCATTTCAGTCACTTTTTGCGCAAGGCATCCATCCAAtctcatcaaaccaaacatttttatgtacaaaaaactacCTTTATTCACCACATGCTCAATTTATCTCACTGCTCAACTCCGATATTTAAATATTTGGAGagtaatttccaaaaaaaaaattggatcgaAATGGCAATTTTCAAAACCACTagaaagtcgccaaaatttgccGTGAACATGTGCGAGTCATCTGACCTCTTTCGGGTTATGATGAAGTTTAACCTTTTGACTTGACCTTGTAAACTTAGAggctggtcgagtgcagatccgtcggaacacactTTTCAATACAGAATATTaatgctaacctcattgtgacatcatccaagcagcaaagttcatttcccattgaaaaagcattATCCAATGGATCTGCAGTTAACTATTCTGTTAGAAACTGTTTCTAACTCGATCTAATTCCCCCAAATTGTTTCAAAAACATCGCCGTAAAATTTACTACCTGTATTAaatgaatttccaaaatggcGACGGGTGCACGATTCCCCTATGctgagagaggctgaatattACGTAGGTAAGAAATGATCACATacccaggcccgtatgcaggatttcatttgggggcggGGATGCTgattttttgtatacttttccaaatttgggggggtgTACAGGCCTGCACATAcctaaggggctgtcattttcttcagaaggggggcaTGAATATTCTGGGggaggtcatagaatttttagaccaaatataggggggtataatttttaacacccaaaatccaaaatagtgggggttatagaattattaagtgctggtgactcaaaattttcgcgcgctccgcacgcattcttttaatttaacaatcaaaatgtgcgcacaatctttcgttataaataatacaaaatttgtgcatgctccgcgcgccttctttacacatgCGAACAAATGTTAACGCGCTCCGCAAACTTTCTTCGCTGTAAAGTTTTGgtgcgctcctcgcctttgttcctgcaatgaataatttgtctggAGTCTGTGTACAGGCGGAAGGGCGAACcaagataggggggtcgtaaagtTTTCCCGCGTGccgggggtcataaaaaaatttactccggtcaccgacatattcatgacccccctgccgaagaaaatgatatCCCCTAATTGGCAGTGATTgaattgggggatgattgtatggaccatccccccattttccccctgacaaaatattgggggggatctAACCCTATGGTCtgctttcctttcctttcttatACTTCCTATAGTATAGCAGCTCATtttgagctaaactggaagtcCTCTGGAACTTAGAGGAAGTGAAtatacagatatcagaaccggggatgctcccccttctctttccgaatagctctgacacttaacatgcacaggatttgactcttcctgtacacgggaccaccagctttacgtgactttccgaactagtccgaataatcagacccagaacaaaattataatttctgacatgatcctgtactgggtctgaactgtttccatatgaaatcttgatggcaaattggacaatagaagcacgttgttctacgtgacagctttttaatccctattcatgttacgtgaatcacgctattgtggaccatccttctcatacttgagtgtttggacaagcggaacggtcttttatctacctctctgtttgtaaacaaaccaggaggtcgaaattgtcctcctcggcgaatacgaaagtcagcgtaatagtacggcactgttTCCGAACCACAAGACACCGTTCATACACTACCGTACATCTGCATGTGCTAAtgtagtgtatgggggcgagaagggATTCTGAATGGTGCATTTGGTGACATGTATTTTCTACGTCATTTGTCTATacgatgatccacccaaaaataaaaatcattgtaTAGTCTAGATACTGTACATGTGTAGAACTTACCAATGTCAATGAGTAGCTAGCCAGGCAGGCATGCCAGACTGTGCTGTGGcctagtacaacaagtcataccgtacctagaatattttctcaatttgaaaatTTATCCTTTCTAggtcccggtggggtcactccctggcaggggggacgcataggaccgttaccacaagtacaaattaccccctttcgcagtcaatttcaaggacaaatcatgaaattttaccccttttttactccaaaacaaggacaaaatggtactctgaaacacccctattttttagattccgaggacacatttgcaattttgaccctatttcaacatttcaaggaagggatttttaggcctatgatttttttttttagtaattaacaagggcatcacagaattcaagtagtaccccttgcatataaatcagaactgagaacaatattgatcacgggcATGACGGGATGAGtacaaagtaggaaaccaaatttattcctgtgatttttttatctggccacgggatcaggagaaaataataagaaccccttttttttttttttataacatttgtgcaataaaacacccctatttttccaatttcacggacaattttgtccttggacatgccctaaaaatgaccccttttccttgattttggtaacgatcgtgcggtcagtattgcaagttgagtgaccccaccgggttctaggtatgactgcttttaccgtaaaatttgcaTCAATTCCCGATCATGATATGTGCGCCACATTTTTTAGGTTCCGCGATTACcgattacataggcctataaatgagAGCAACTGGTAACCAGCGATCTAGCGAACCTGTGCAGTATCGGGCtgctattcaattgcgtggtgcatGGGTTACGTGTATTTTGTATTCAGACAATACTTACACTCATTCGTTTTGCTTTAATGTTGTCACAACATATTAGGGAGCAGTCTTAATCATTTGGTAGTACGTATGCGTTAAGTAAACGGgagaaaaaatgaaaagaattcCCGACAAACACAGATTAACTAGCTCAAGAAGCCATGTTTACATTATTCGCACATGATTTTTACGCCGGAACTACAATGACCTGTGAACTTTTATTCTTGAGTCATGTCGTTATTAACAGTTCAGAAATCCCGCTAGCCAAGTCCGGGTAGCCAATATAAACGAATTAAACGACGCGAAAGAGGCTAACCCACAAATGAGCGTAAGAACCCATAATATCAATACGACTAAGAACTAGATCTACATTATCATATAAGTGCAGTCACtaaaaggaataaaaataaacatgtattgtagacaaaattatattatttcatATAGAAACAACCTGTCGTGTTTAAAATGTTGCAACTGAATATAAATGAGACATAGCGCTACTGCGTGTAATGATATTGTAGTTCGTGACAAATAGCCACGAAGCGCCACGAAGTTATGAATAGCCCAAGGTCAAtatgatgcatgatgggaagtcaaCATGCTGACATAAATAAACAATTTACGAAGgtgtttgttgagagatggtgaGATTTTCATCGTTTTTTAACTCATTTAGACTCCGTAAAATTTTACATCCATAGTGCAGGTTAGTCTAGATTATTGGTTTTCCCTATAGTCGTGTACTCGCTGCGCAGTCCCTAGCCGCCTAGTGAGtagattttcttgcaatatttggcctatttaccttcaaatttgaTCCTTACATGTACATTGATTCCAGAACAATATCCAGCGtagcaaaaaaaatttttttggcgtttctgatcgtcacgatgaaGCATTTTCAGGACAAAATGGTTGCTCAGTTTTCGTCTCATTTGTTTTTGTCGTAGGCAGGTGGTAGGTTAGTCTCGGCACCGGGCTCGGCACACACTGTATCAGTGTATGTGTctataggaacgacgagcgttaggaccgacgcaAATTGGCTGTGCAGAGATTGATGCTGATCAATGACGTATTTTCACGTAACTTAAtcaaccagtccttcaactgcttacgcacggtcatcgggttgtgcttgttccgccatgtttattgttttgagatCGGGGCCTTGGGATTTAGGCTATTTtattggaaccaaaacaacagcggaaATCGTGTGTTAAATTGACATTGAAAAGAacaggagggatcagcgaaatttatTGTCAGCCCTCTGGTCAAACCTTTGTGCGCACGCGCagtgaaatttgtcatttttcattCGTGATCATTTTTGCTGGACACGGGGAGAGAGGCGGCTTCTTAAATCATCTTTATTAGCGAAATTCCAAATGATATTTGCGTTTCAAGAATTTGGTAAGAATCCTAGTTAAGTTTCTGATTCTTATATGAGTACAGTTTTACATGCATCgtccaaatttcaaagaaatttttttaaatgccacaGCGGCGCAAAGGCTTAAGCGTGTAAAtcacattcacacacaaaatgGGAAAAACGAGTCTCAGTGgacgaacggcgtccatgagactcagcgagtctagtgcAGGTGGCTTTCCAACACTCGTGTGACCCTCTTAAATCAACATTTGTGTGGGAAGGAATGCGGTAAGATGTAGAAAAAAGTGATGACAATCTGACTGTATTTACGTTTACACATTTTGTACTGACTCTCTGGAGAACTTTTATATTACCTTGTTTGTATGGAGATGGTTtatataccggctccatacattcgatgtatgtaggTCAGCTGACGGTATGGATCCCTGTACTAGCTCATGAGCTGTGGCCAGTGCTGGGCCAAACCAAACACCCGTCCAAAAGGTATAAAACAGCTTACACAGGTAGTTGCTCCATCAAGACATGATAAGACAATTCTTATTTTACATACGGTAGCATGTAAATCAATATTTACCTTTCCAATACCCTGTAAAGACGGCAAATTCACATCAATTGACAGGCCATTTCGCAGAAAATTGACACTCCTCTTCTTCTTATAGTAACCTTTGACCTCCGGATTTACACAAATGTATCACAGTGTTGATGTTTTTATCCTACTGTGTCATCAATATTTTGCTTCTATTAATTAGAGATTTGTTTTTCAACTCTACcaataacatttatttatttaaccgtACTTGAATCAATTTAAAGACTGATGAAAACAATTATTTCCCACTGCAAAACAGGAAAGTACTTTAAATGCACGGTATAAATAGATTTAAATGTATGGATAGCGCATAGGGTCAACGAGCAGCAgcgtaaaaaactttttttgaaatatatttttcgacagccatggtgttaccccgggggggggttcttcgaaaaaaattttacggggatgtgccacgcagactttcggatgctgactttctctatacctactttttgctgtttttaccaCCCAtcagtattaggcctataataggggcCTACAAGTTTTCACAAACAccgaaaaagcacccaaatttgccctaattgggcgcttttagggacACTTTTAcccaaatgcacccaattgggcgcattggtctccactgaaaacccacctatcgatataccaaaattgctgaaaagggtaccccaaaaccgtggcacatccccgtaaccACGGTGAGCCCCTCCGGGggtgttactgtctatgattttcatacaaaagaaaaatggctgattttatgatatcatttttttaataaaCCAAAAGGACAGAACAAAACGACTTGAACACAAAACAACAATGACAAAGACAAGAAGCTACAAGAGCCTCGGAGTCCCATACCCATGGCCCATACCATGTTATTTTCCCCAGCTGCAGAATGAGGAAAATATTTCATAAAACAGACAAGTTGGCAGGCAAATTGACCTCAAtcctccttaagggctggggtatgaacgtttggacagtatttattttgggacattggagcacatcagacatatcgaattgcattttgaatacgaagaatgtcattctgatatcaaataattttgatttttgaaattcgcaatttaatacacattttatggcaaatcattaaaattgatatttttgatatttaacagtatttgaagtaaactttataaatctgatgatttatacttaaagtgtatgtaggtgggatgaaaagccgacgaccaattgaaaattttgacctttcgtattgaagatatggatttttttcccaaaacaccaaaaaaattaggtatttttgggaaaaaatccatatcttcaatatgaaaggtcaaaattttcaattgaccgtcggcttttcctcctgctacatacactttaagaatatatcattagatttatataatttacttcgaggactgttatatatcaaaaatttgaaaaatatccaattttataatttgtcataaaatttgtattatattgtgattttcaaaaatcagaaaagacatgcttcgtattcagaatgcaattcgataggtctgaggtgctttcatgtcccacaaaaaatactgtcgaaacgcaataaacgctcattttagatcccttaaggtcaaAGGTAAATTTCTTAAAATATCAGGTTTGCCCAATTTACCTTCCCTTCAGCAATCTTAAGTTTCATTCCCAATGTTCATGAAACTTCAAACTGGGAGGAGTCCATTTAATTACATctatgcctaggcctatatgaatatTAAACTTCAGACATAATATGATAATAAGAGAGGAATCAATTCTACCAATTTTATGAAAGAACTTATTTGCGCAAATTGCTCTGTGAAACACCTTAAAATAAAAGCCCGAAGttgagtttcaatactgcaagaAAAGTTATGGTATTAGGCCTATCATATTTTGCTAACcgtcattgcattctgaatctgataTAAGCCTACTGCATAacacaatggggggggggggcaccctgtaTATTACGTGTGGCCTATTACGTTTAGGGCTAATTTTCATCGGGAGGGGTCATTACACTTGGGGAGATATTTTGTATACTAAAAACAGGGGGGTGTGTCATAAAATTATCAAGGGCTTGAGACTATTAAAATCTGCGTGTCCCGGGCTGCAGTGTGCTAGTCAATGAGCACGTTAAGGTCTGTTGCATACTGAGTTCTAGGGGGTAAATTGTTTTTCGACAAGCCAAACGGGGAGCAGGGaagccatttttggcaggtctaagggggaagcaatttttggcacacatttaaatAACACGTTCTGAATTGAAAGGCAGAAGAAAAAGTAGTGACAtgatcaacttttaataattagGCCCTATGTGATAGACGTTGAACATATTGTAACATGGTCATCTCTTTCGGTTTTGCATAGGCCCAAGTAGCTCTAAGTAAAGGCGAAGACGTGATATGGTAGTGGACCGAGAGTGTGTTTGAGCAGACCCCCCCTGCTCAAAGATATCAAAATCCTACCCACTTTTAATTTGCATGGGGAggatctttatttttgtttttttgttcttttagGATTTTTAGGGGCAGCGCGCGTGGGCAAAAAACCATGCAAATATTATTCTTACACTGGAAAATTTCAAAGCACAAGTCTAAGCACTCAAAGTCTTGACTACAGGCTAAGAGTATGCTCATGATTTTAATATCTTATGGTAATTTTGAGACtctaaaatggtgaaataggcctatagtgCAAAAGTAGATCAAATTTAACGTGAAGAGTGCAAAAactggcactttttaggctaaaatggccaaatatgttgGCTAGAAAGCCACAGCGTCAAAAttgagggggatgattgtatggaccatccgtCTTATCAACATATGGAGCCGGggtcatgtttttggcccttatttccaaaaaaattaaacattaaaatttgaattccaTTGCCAGTACAGAACTAACTAATTTAGTGCTGCATTTTCTGGATTCATGagtaactaaagtctgcacaaaaagtaacgcagctgttataaatacgcctatagcttcagaattaataattgttttcacaatattttaacataaaaagaaggataatttatttacgcgcattttgatacccaatttgtccagttttgtttaatattaacaatacagtagtgttttgaaacaaagatacccgaatttaaaacttgcagctatttgtattgatttgaagtaaagcCCGAAGATAATGACGTgctttaagcgctccacagactcgagtattgtacgtacaatattgtatgcaacatatctacgttatttaatctattgccattctatttccagtaatgtttttaacattcgttagaacttaaaagttctaacgaatgtttgatgacgaaaaatcgataatatgttacatgtaatatctagtagaaatatattatcgattttatgtcatcaaacattcgttagaacttaaacattactggaaatagaatggcaatagattaaacaacgtagatatgttgcatacaatattgtacgtacaataaaaagtctgaatacccctttacgtgctacagtgctggcataataaccattgatcgctataAACTGCAACATATaatttcgggtatttttctgcGTTGTTAATGTTGGACGACATTTgccaaatggggtatcaaaattcgtgtaaataaatcatccttctctctatcttgaaatattgtgaaaacaattattagttctgaagctatatgcgtatttataacagctgcgttactgtttgtgcagactttatttcatAATGTTACAAGACAcgtaaataacaacattttacaaattgacATTGTTACTTATGTTATCACCAGCTTTTATTATAACTTCTACAAAATGCATAATTTTCAATACAGATTTTAGGCCTGTGTAAACTAAAaacatttgtataattttataatataaaataattcttcAGAAGTGGGATTATAACCAAGCTCTCACACACAATTAACACATACACTAACACACACCCTTCCCTCCAATCACCACACCCCCACCACTTCAAAACTATTAGTTCAAAAAAGAAATATTGTGTATTTCAGCTTTTATTTCCAATTGGAACTATGTTATAACACATTTTATGGTTAATGGACCCCTCAGCTCTGGGAACAAATGCATACACCATGTATAGTcaggtattcatatatt encodes the following:
- the LOC140158489 gene encoding pygopus homolog 2-like, whose product is MPCELLLQPNNSALMPKGKKTTKRSRASSESDAQESIGIGKISPNKKSPGKGKKRRKSTAAKETESTQDIRPPEPPQADNIFAANPFEDNPASQNLSRLSRHMNRRMSGQFPNMNMNSNFGPRGMMPPPSRFPMGHMGPSNGPMNSMMMRHPCFPCGVCRGEVHVSEDAITCESSCNQWYHRMCTGLTEAAYTLLTTEHSAQWVCDKCVRSKQVPLMRLKPQQVT